TGTTCGTGCGGCTGCGCGCATCGGACCGCGCGATCAAAGGCGTGCTGCAATTCAGCGCCGACCTGTTCGACCGCCGGACCGCCGAAGCGATCGCCACGTACTACGTCGAGCTGCTGCACACGCTGCTCGCGCATCCGTCGCTGCCGCTCGCCGGTCTCGCGCCGCCCGCCGAGCTTGCGCTCGAACGGACGATCGCCGACGCGATGCCGCCGCTGCGCCTCGAAATCGCGTCGACGTTCACGGATAGGCCGCTCGCCGGCACGCTGCGCTACTGGGGCGCCGCGACGGGCCAACCGATCGAGCCGAACTTCGCGCCGTACGGTCAGCTGTTCCAGACGCTATACGATCCGTCGACGCCGTTCTACGCGAACCGGCACGGGATGAACGTCGTGCTCGTCAGGCCCGGCGACTGGCTGCGCTTCGACGAAGCGAGCGTGAACGCCGAAGCCGATGCCGATGCCAGCGCAGGCTCCGCCGCACGAATCGCGCTCTACGTCGACGAGCTCGCCGACGCGCTGCGCGACGCGGCGCCGTCGCTCGCGGTGCCGGTGCTCGTGCTGATGCTGCCGGACGATGCGGCGTCGCTCGCGACCGGCGGCGAACGTGAAGACGCAAACGCGGACGGCGCGTCGCTCGCACCATACCGCACGCTCGCCGCGGCGCTCGCGGATCTGCCGACCGTGACGGTCGCGCACTGGCGCGACGTCGCGGCGATCTACCCGGTCGCCGACGTGTTCGATCCGCACGCGGACGCCGCCGGCCACGTGCCGTTCACGAGCGAGTACTACGCGGCGCTCGCGAGCTATGTCGCGCGCACCGCGTTCCAGCACGCGGCGATGCCGCTCGACGACGCATGGAACCGGCTCGCCGCGCAGATCCGCGACGATGCCGAGCAGCTCGTCGCCGCGCCGTCGGCCGATGCGGGCGATCGCCGCGCGCCGTACGCGCCGCCGACGAACGAAGCCGAAGCGACGCTCGTGCCGATCTTCGCAACGGCGCTGAAACTCGACGATCTCGGCATCGACGACAACTTCTTCGACTGCGGCGGCCACTCGATCCTCGCGATCGGCGTCGTCTATCAGATCAACGAAGCATTCGGCGTCACGCTGTCGGTCGCGGACATCTTCATGGCGCCGACGGTGCGCCGGCTCGCCGAGCGGATGCGCGACGCGCCGGACGGCCCGGCATACGTCGAACTCGCGAGCGCGGCCGTGCTGCCCGGCGACATCGCGCCATTGCCCGCCCCCGTCGCCGACACGCCGCGCGCGCTGCTGCTGACGGGCGCGACGGGCTTCGTCGGCCGCCATCTGCTGCGCGAGCTGATCGACCGCACGGACGCGACGATCTACTGTCTCGTGCGCTCGCCCGACGCCGCGCAGGGCCTCGCGCGGGTCCGCGCGACGCTCGAGCGCTGGTCGCTGTGGCGCGACGGCGACGACGCGCGGGTGATCGCCGTGCCGGGCGATCTCGGCCGCCCGCGCATCGGCTTGTCGGACGCCGACCGCGCGCGGCTCGCCGCCGAAGTCGACGCGATCTATCACAACGGCACCAGCATGAACCATCTCGAATCGTTCGAGATGGCGCGCGCGGCAAACGTCGACGGCGTGATCGAGCTGCTGCGAATCGCGACCGAAGGCCGGCCGAAGACGTTCAACTACGTGTCGACGCTCGCCGTGTTCAGCATGCGCGAGCGCACCGGCACGCACGTCTTCGACGAGTCCGCGCCGATCGACGAGGAAAAGCACCCGTCCGACCAGGGCTACACGACGAGCAAGTGGGTCGGCGAGCAGCTGACGCATCTCGCGGCCGCGCGCGGCGTGCCGTGCAACGTGTTCCGTCTCGGCCTCGTGACGGGCGACGTGCGGCACGGGCACTACGACGAGCTGCAGGCGTACTACCGGCTGCTGAAGAGCTGCATGCTGATGGGCGCCGCGTTCGACGACTTCCGCTACGACCTCGTGATCACGCCGGTCGACTACGTCGCGCGCGCACTCGCGCATCTCGGCTCGAAGCACCCGCGCGGCGGCCGCGTGTTTCATCTGTCGACGATGCAGGTCACGCCGATGCGCACGGTGTTCGAAATGATGAACGCGCAACTGCCGACGCCGATGCGCATGCTCACGCACCGCGCATGGATCGACGAGCTGCGCGTGCGCTACCGACGCGGCGACGTGCAGCCGATCGTGCCCGTCGTGCAATGGATGATGAACATGAGCGACGCGGAGCTCATGAAGCTCGCCCGCGAGCGCGAGGAAACGACGTTCATCTACGACTGCACGGCCACGCATCGCGAGCTCGGCGAAGCCGGCATCGTCGTGCCCGTGTTCGACGACGCGCTGCTGCGCCGCTACCTGCGCGGCATGTTCGACGACGACGCGGACCTGCGCGCGCTCGCCGCCCAGCCGGACGACGGCGAGCGCCTTTCTCCCCTTCACTCCCACACGTGATTTCCATGGACGATCTCATCTATCAAGACGAACACGCGTCGCTGCAACCGCTCGAAGGCCTGACCGTGAGCGTGATCGGCTACGGCATCCAGGGCCGCGCATTCGCCGCGAATCTGCGCGACAGCGGCGTTTCGGTGCGCGTCGGCAACATCGACGACCGCTACTTCGAGCTCGCGCGAGCGGAGGGCCATCGCGTGACGGGCATCGCGGAAGCGGTCGCGCACGCGGACGTCGTGCTGCTGCTGATTCCGGACGAAGCGCACGGCGCGGTGTTCGACGTCGACATCGCGCTGAACCTGCGCGACGGCGCGCTCTTGTGCGTCGCGCACGGGCACTCGCTCGTGCAGGGCGACGTCCGCCCGCTCGCGGGGCGCGACCTCGCGATGCTCGCGCCGCGCATGTACGGCGATCCGATCCGCCGCTACTACCTCGCCGGGCAGGGCGCGCCCGCCTACTTCGACATCGTCGCGGACAACACCGGCCACGCGCGCGACAAGGTGCTCGCGATCGCGCGCGCGGTCGGCTTCACGCGCGCGGGCGTGATGGCGCTCGGCTACCGGCAGGAGACGTTCCTCGATCTGTTCCAGGAGCAGTTCCTCGCGCCCGCGCTCGTCGATCTCGTCGAGACGGGGTTTCAGGTGCTCGTCGAGCGCGGCTTCAATCCGAAGGCCGCGCTGCTCGAAGTCTACGGCTCCGGCGAGATGGGCAAGATGGTGCTCGACGGCGCGGACATCGGGCTCGACGAAGTCGTCGCGCTGCAAGGCTCGCCGACCTGTCAGGTCGGCTATCACCGCTGGCGCGGCCGCACGCTGCCCGCCGCCGTGCGCGAACTCGCCGCGCGCGTGCTCGATCAGATCGACAGCGGCGACTTCTCCGCGTATCTGAAGGAGCATGCGGCGAACGACTATGCGTCGCTCGACGAAGCGCGCCGCGCGGTGCTGAAGCGGCCGCTCAACGTGACGCATGCGCAGGTTCGCGCGGCGTTCCGGTTCCCGGCCGAGAGCGCGGGCGGGCTCTATCAATCGACGACGGCCGCCGCCGACGCCGAGCCGGAGGTCACGCGATGAGCGCCCGCCGACTGCTCGTCGGCGCGACGTTCACCGCGTCGCCGCTCGATCCGCTGCTGCGCGCGCAAGGCTTCGGCGACGTCGCGTTCACGCGCTACAACCAGTTGCTGCAGGCGCTGCTCGCGCCCGATCCGCAGCATGCGCGCGACGAAACGCTGCTGCTCGTGCGGCTCGCCGACTTCGTGCGGCACGAAGCGAGCGACCGCGCGCAATCGCCGGACGCGCTCGCCGCGTTGCTCTCGCAGCGCGCGGACGCGTGGCTCGATGCGCTCGCGTCGTTCGTCGCGGGCCGCGCGACGCCGACTCGCATCGTCGTGTTGCCGTCGCCCGCGCTGGACGCGCGCGGCGCGGTACTCGCCGACGCGTGCCGGCAACTCGAACGCACGCTGCTCGACGTGCCCGGCTTGCGCGCGCTCGATTGGGCCGACTTCGTCGAGACGAGCGCGATCGCGCAGCCGTTCGATCCGGTCGCGGACAAGCTCGGTCACGTGCCGTTGACGATCGAGGGTTTCGCGGCGTTCGCGCGATGGCTCGCGGATCGTCTGCATGACGAAACGGACAAAACGGGCGAAACGGCGCGCTCCGGCGCGAATGCGGACGGGATCGCTCGTCGCGGTCCGGCGGCGGCAGCGAGCACGCGTTCGGAGGCCGCGGCGGAACCCAACGCTGAAGCCGGCACGGTCGACGCATCGATCGGCGCGCACGCGAACCGCGATTCGCAAGCCCCCGCGACGACCGCGCAAACCGCGCAAAAGCCTGCCGAAACCGGCGTTCGCAGCGGCTCCGTCTCCGCGCGCGTTGCGGCTTCGCCGTCCGCGCCCCCGGACGCGGGCGCACCGTCGAACGTCGCGACGTCCCCCCCGTCGCTCGCCCGTTTCTTCGAGCGCCTGCAACTGCGCATCACGAGCGTCCCGCTCGACGACGAGACGGCGCTCGCGAAAAGCGCGCGCCTCAGCCACACGGCCGCGACGTTCCACCTGAGCGGCCGTCCGTATCACGAAGCCGACCTGCTCGACGCGACCGCGCGCAACGCGAGCGGACTCGCGCTGACGGTCGCCGACCGCTTCGGCCAATACGGCTGCAGCGGCTTCGCGCTCGTGCGCGCCGACGCCGATCTGCCGGTTCTCGCCGAATTCGTGCTGAGCTGCACGGTGCTCGGCAAGCAGGTCGAGCACGGCGTGGCGCTCGCGTTCGCGCAGGCTGCGCAGCGGGCCGGACTGCCCGCCGTCGCGCTCGACTACGCACGCACCGACGGCAACCAGCCGACCGTCGACTTCGTCGATACGCTTGCCGCGCGGGCGGGCGTCGCCATCGAGCGCGACGGCTCGCGCGCGCGGCTGCGCATCGCGCCGTCCGCGCTCGCCGACGCGGTGCTCGCGTGCGCGAAAGCGCCGCAAGCGCTCGCGACGACCGCGCAGGCGCTCGACCTCGCGCCGCTCTTCTCCCGTTCAACCGCTCACCTGACCACCCACCGATGAACGCGAACCTCGACGCTTTCACCCCCGAGCACGCCGCGCCGCCCGCCGACTGGTGGGCGCGCGACCGGCTGCACTACCGCGACGGCGTCCTGCATTTCTGCGGGCGCAACGTCGCGGAACTCGCCGCCGCATTCGCCGAGCCGCTCTTCCTGTACGACCCGCGGCGCGCGGTCGACAACGTCGAGCGCCTGCGCGGCGCGCTCGGCGGCCTGCAAGACGGCGACTTCCGCATCCATTACGCGATGAAGGCGAATCGCTTCCGGCCGCTGCTGTCCGAGCTGCGGCGCTCGCCGATCTTCGGCGTCGACGCGTGCTCGCCCGAGGAATTGCGCGAAGCGCTCGCCTGCGGCTTCGCGCCCGAGCGCATCTCGTACACCGCGCACGGAATGATGCCGGACGAGGCGGCGCTCCTCGCCGCGCTGCCGGACGTGCACGTGAACTGCGACACGCTGAGCGCGATCGCGCTGCTCGGCAGCCGCTCGCCCGGGCGTGAAATCGGCATCCGCGTGAATCCCGGCGTCGGCATCGGCTACGGCGACAGCGAGCGGCTCAGCTATGCGGGCGCGACCGTCACGAAGTTCGGCATCTACGCGGAGCAGTTCGGCGCGGCGCTCGAGCTCGCCGCGCGACACGGCCTGACCGTGACCTGGCTGCACTGCCACGCGGGCTGCGGATATCTGGACCCGCAGCTCGCGTCGTTCGAGCGCGTGCTCGACGCACTCGACACGTTCGTCGCGCGCGTGCCCGGCCTGCGCGGCATCAA
This genomic stretch from Burkholderia oklahomensis C6786 harbors:
- a CDS encoding diaminopimelate decarboxylase — protein: MNANLDAFTPEHAAPPADWWARDRLHYRDGVLHFCGRNVAELAAAFAEPLFLYDPRRAVDNVERLRGALGGLQDGDFRIHYAMKANRFRPLLSELRRSPIFGVDACSPEELREALACGFAPERISYTAHGMMPDEAALLAALPDVHVNCDTLSAIALLGSRSPGREIGIRVNPGVGIGYGDSERLSYAGATVTKFGIYAEQFGAALELAARHGLTVTWLHCHAGCGYLDPQLASFERVLDALDTFVARVPGLRGINLGGGLGLPHRATDRPLDLERWRAAVHARFGRRPLSIAIEPGDFIAKDGGMLVLRVAYVELKRNRRFVGLNGGFNLAIEPAFYDLPCEPVPCIRRPGAAQSVCVAGNINEALDLWGSDVSLPPVEPGDFVALLNAGGYASSMSSNHCLRGQFRELALFDAASR
- a CDS encoding NAD(P)-binding domain-containing protein, whose product is MDDLIYQDEHASLQPLEGLTVSVIGYGIQGRAFAANLRDSGVSVRVGNIDDRYFELARAEGHRVTGIAEAVAHADVVLLLIPDEAHGAVFDVDIALNLRDGALLCVAHGHSLVQGDVRPLAGRDLAMLAPRMYGDPIRRYYLAGQGAPAYFDIVADNTGHARDKVLAIARAVGFTRAGVMALGYRQETFLDLFQEQFLAPALVDLVETGFQVLVERGFNPKAALLEVYGSGEMGKMVLDGADIGLDEVVALQGSPTCQVGYHRWRGRTLPAAVRELAARVLDQIDSGDFSAYLKEHAANDYASLDEARRAVLKRPLNVTHAQVRAAFRFPAESAGGLYQSTTAAADAEPEVTR